A single region of the Ziziphus jujuba cultivar Dongzao chromosome 10, ASM3175591v1 genome encodes:
- the LOC107411361 gene encoding uncharacterized protein LOC107411361, producing the protein MGTIHRSGALKKSHDGGRVIIATLIGLVFGFFIGVSFPSVSLTKINLPSSLIPSLDVANNDTPTTTETTEGESLESIGSGHVPKVYVPTNPRGAESLPPGIVVPETDLYLRRLWGEPSEDLKKKPKYLVTFTVGLDQIHNINAAVKKFSEDFMIMLFHYDGRTSEWDQLEWSKNAIHVSVKRQTKWWYAKRFLHPDVVAAYDYIFIWDEDLGVEHFNGEKYISLVKKHGLEISQPGLEPNNGLTWEMTKRRGDREVHKDTEEKPGWCSDPHLPPCAAFVEIMAPVFSREAWRCVWYMIQNDLVHGWGLDFALRRCVEPAHEKIGVVDSQWIVHQVIPSLGNQGQSENGKAPWEGVRARCRSEWAEFQSRLTKADEAYQKRFGKE; encoded by the exons ATGGGGACCATACATCGAAG TGGAGCTCTTAAAAAATCACATGATGGTGGCAGAGTTATAATAGCTACACTTATAGGACTTGTCTTTGGATTTTTTATTGGTGTTTCATTTCCATCTGTTTCTTTAACCAAG ATTAACTTACCTTCGAGCCTTATACCATCTCTTGATGTAGCCAACAACGATACACCTACAACTACTGAAACTACAGAAGGTGAAAGTCTTGAGAGTATTGGATCAGGCCATGTTCCAAAG GTATATGTTCCAACTAATCCTCGTGGTGCTGAATCATTACCTCCAGGGATTGTTGTGCCAGAAACTGATCTTTATCTGCGCAGATTATGGGGTGAACCCAGTGAG GATCTCAAGAAAAAGCCTAAGTATTTGGTAACATTTACGGTTGGCCTAGACCAGATACACAATATTAATGCAGCAGTAAAAAAG TTCTCCGAGGATTTCATGATTATGCTTTTTCATTATGATGGTCGTACTAGCGAATGGGATCAACTTGAGTGGTCAAAGAATGCAATCCATGTGAGTGTCAAAAGACAAACCAAATG GTGGTATGCAAAAAGGTTTTTACATCCTGATGTGGTAGCAGCTTATGattatattttcatttgggATGAAGACCTGGGAGTAGAACACTTCAATGGAGAAAA ATACATCTCCTTGGTTAAGAAACATGGTTTGGAGATCTCTCAACCTGGTCTTGAACCTAATAATGGACTAACGTGGGAGATGACAAAAAGGAGAGGTGACAGAGAAGTTCACAA GGATACAGAAGAGAAACCAGGCTGGTGCAGTGACCCTCATCTGCCTCCTTGTGCTGC GTTTGTGGAAATCATGGCCCCTGTCTTTTCTCGGGAAGCTTGGCGCTGTGTGTGGTACATGATTCAG AATGATTTGGTGCATGGATGGGGATTGGATTTCGCTCTCAGAAGATGTGTAGAG CCTGCGCATGAAAAAATTGGTGTAGTTGATTCACAGTGGATTGTTCATCAAGTAATACCTTCTCTTGGGAACCAG GGCCAATCCGAGAATGGAAAAGCTCCATGGGAAGGG GTTAGAGCAAGATGCAGAAGTGAGTGGGCAGAGTTTCAGTCTCGCCTCACAAAGGCAGACGAGGCATACCAAAAACGGTTTGGGAAGGAGTAA